A single genomic interval of Scatophagus argus isolate fScaArg1 chromosome 22, fScaArg1.pri, whole genome shotgun sequence harbors:
- the syt10 gene encoding synaptotagmin-10 isoform X1, with the protein MNRRPPGSSSVQWLNRKDMSVRTEDSITLCQRALQIVTELCLTGHVDREKCSDIFPLESNIPGKGHADISISLLAVVVGFCGLALLVVSLFVFWKLCWPIWRSKALSAHVENGLRVGFPEAPPTNSPPVTEYKAGEMEKKYPLEVKVNGRSSVKLLEAAMKISQTSPDIPAEVQTALREKLSQQTKIQRQTTEPTSSSRHNSFRRHLPRQMNVTSVDFSMDTVPLRQSSTASIGRIKPELYKQKSVDSEDENKEPVETCGKLSFSLRYDYEEQALVVRILKALDLPAKDFTGTSDPYVKIYLLPERKKKFQTRVHRKNLNPMFDETFSFPVAYDELCNRKLHFSVYDFDRFTSHDMIGEVVVDNLFELSDLSREAVVWKDIHAATTESIDLGEIMYSLCYLPTAGRMTLTVIKCRNLKAMDITGSSDPYVKVYLICSGRRLKKRKTTTKKSTLNPSYNEAIVFDIPPENVEQVSLSIMVMDYDRVGHNEVIGVCRTGPDAEGLGRDHWNEMLAYPRKPITHWHALGEWPGRAASFESQGSCPSPRPPQTP; encoded by the exons ATGAACCGCCGCCCTCCTGGATCCTCCAGCGTGCAATGGCTTAACAGGAAAGACATGAGTGTCCGAACGGAGGACAGCATCACCTTGTGCCAAAGGGCTCTCCAAATCGTTACGGAACTTTGTCTCACGGGACACGTAGACCGGGAGAAATGCTCGGATATATTCCCCCTGGAGAGCAACATACCAGGTAAAGGACATGCAg ACATCTCTATTAGTCTCCTTGCTGTGGTCGTGGGTTTCTGTGGCCTCGCCCTTTTGGtagtctctctctttgtcttttggaAGCTGTGCTGGCCCATTTGGAGGAGCAAGGCTCTCTCAGCCCATGTCGAAAATGGCCTCCGCGTGGGTTTCCCCGAGGCGCCTCCAACCAATTCCCCACCGGTCACAGAGTACAAAGCcggagagatggagaagaagtaCCCGCTGGAAGTGAAGGTGAATGGACGGAGCTCTGTCAAGCTCCTGGAGGCTGCCATGAAGATCAGCCAGACGTCTCCGGACATCCCCGCCGAAGTGCAAACAGCCTTGAGGGAAAAGCTCAGCCAGCAGACTAAGATCCAGAGGCAGACCACAGAGccaacctcctcctccag GCACAATTCATTCCGGCGCCACCTGCCTCGTCAGATGAATGTCACCAGCGTTGACTTCAGCATGGACACAGTGCCTCTCCGCCAGTCTTCAACAGCAAGCATTGGAAGAATAAAACCCGAACTCTACAAGCAGAAATCTGTGGACTCGGAGGATGAAAATAAAGAGCCTGTCGAGACTTGCGGAAAGCTCAGCTTCTCACTGCGTTACGACTATGAGGAGCAAGCTTTGGTGGTAAGGATCCTCAAGGCCTTGGACCTGCCTGCCAAAGACTTCACGGGCACCTCAGACCCTTACGTGAAGATCTACCTACTgcctgagaggaagaagaagttCCAGACGCGTGTCCACCGCAAGAATCTGAACCCCATGTTTGATGAGACCTTCAGTTTCCCTGTGGCGTATGACGAGCTTTGCAACCGCAAGCTGCACTTCAGTGTCTACGACTTTGACCGCTTCACCAGCCACGATATGATTGGCGAGGTGGTGGTGGACAACCTCTTTGAACTCTCTGATCTTTCCAGGGAGGCTGTAGTGTGGAAGGATATTCACGCAGCAACTACG gAGAGTATTGACCTGGGAGAGATCATGTACTCGTTGTGCTACCTCCCCACAGCAGGCAGAATGACCCTAACAGTCATCAAATGCAGAAACCTCAAAGCCATGGACATCACAGGCTCTTCAG ATCCTTATGTGAAGGTTTACCTGATATGTTCTGGGCGGAGGTTAAAGAAGCGAAAAACAACCACCAAGAAAAGCACACTTAACCCATCGTACAACGAGGCCATCGTGTTCGACATTCCCCCGGAGAACGTGGAACAAGTCAGTCTGTCCATCATGGTGATGGATTATGATCG GGTGGGACACAACGAAGTGATTGGTGTGTGTCGCACTGGTCCAGATGCTGAGGGTCTTGGGCGAGATCACTGGAATGAAATGTTGGCTTACCCGCGGAAGCCCATCACACACTGGCACGCTCTGGGAGAG TGGCCAGGAAGAGCAGCAAGCTTTGAGAGTCAAGGTTCGTGTCCTTCACCCAGACCTCCACAGACACCTTGA
- the syt10 gene encoding synaptotagmin-10 isoform X2 has translation MNRRPPGSSSVQWLNRKDMSVRTEDSITLCQRALQIVTELCLTGHVDREKCSDIFPLESNIPDISISLLAVVVGFCGLALLVVSLFVFWKLCWPIWRSKALSAHVENGLRVGFPEAPPTNSPPVTEYKAGEMEKKYPLEVKVNGRSSVKLLEAAMKISQTSPDIPAEVQTALREKLSQQTKIQRQTTEPTSSSRHNSFRRHLPRQMNVTSVDFSMDTVPLRQSSTASIGRIKPELYKQKSVDSEDENKEPVETCGKLSFSLRYDYEEQALVVRILKALDLPAKDFTGTSDPYVKIYLLPERKKKFQTRVHRKNLNPMFDETFSFPVAYDELCNRKLHFSVYDFDRFTSHDMIGEVVVDNLFELSDLSREAVVWKDIHAATTESIDLGEIMYSLCYLPTAGRMTLTVIKCRNLKAMDITGSSDPYVKVYLICSGRRLKKRKTTTKKSTLNPSYNEAIVFDIPPENVEQVSLSIMVMDYDRVGHNEVIGVCRTGPDAEGLGRDHWNEMLAYPRKPITHWHALGEWPGRAASFESQGSCPSPRPPQTP, from the exons ATGAACCGCCGCCCTCCTGGATCCTCCAGCGTGCAATGGCTTAACAGGAAAGACATGAGTGTCCGAACGGAGGACAGCATCACCTTGTGCCAAAGGGCTCTCCAAATCGTTACGGAACTTTGTCTCACGGGACACGTAGACCGGGAGAAATGCTCGGATATATTCCCCCTGGAGAGCAACATACCAG ACATCTCTATTAGTCTCCTTGCTGTGGTCGTGGGTTTCTGTGGCCTCGCCCTTTTGGtagtctctctctttgtcttttggaAGCTGTGCTGGCCCATTTGGAGGAGCAAGGCTCTCTCAGCCCATGTCGAAAATGGCCTCCGCGTGGGTTTCCCCGAGGCGCCTCCAACCAATTCCCCACCGGTCACAGAGTACAAAGCcggagagatggagaagaagtaCCCGCTGGAAGTGAAGGTGAATGGACGGAGCTCTGTCAAGCTCCTGGAGGCTGCCATGAAGATCAGCCAGACGTCTCCGGACATCCCCGCCGAAGTGCAAACAGCCTTGAGGGAAAAGCTCAGCCAGCAGACTAAGATCCAGAGGCAGACCACAGAGccaacctcctcctccag GCACAATTCATTCCGGCGCCACCTGCCTCGTCAGATGAATGTCACCAGCGTTGACTTCAGCATGGACACAGTGCCTCTCCGCCAGTCTTCAACAGCAAGCATTGGAAGAATAAAACCCGAACTCTACAAGCAGAAATCTGTGGACTCGGAGGATGAAAATAAAGAGCCTGTCGAGACTTGCGGAAAGCTCAGCTTCTCACTGCGTTACGACTATGAGGAGCAAGCTTTGGTGGTAAGGATCCTCAAGGCCTTGGACCTGCCTGCCAAAGACTTCACGGGCACCTCAGACCCTTACGTGAAGATCTACCTACTgcctgagaggaagaagaagttCCAGACGCGTGTCCACCGCAAGAATCTGAACCCCATGTTTGATGAGACCTTCAGTTTCCCTGTGGCGTATGACGAGCTTTGCAACCGCAAGCTGCACTTCAGTGTCTACGACTTTGACCGCTTCACCAGCCACGATATGATTGGCGAGGTGGTGGTGGACAACCTCTTTGAACTCTCTGATCTTTCCAGGGAGGCTGTAGTGTGGAAGGATATTCACGCAGCAACTACG gAGAGTATTGACCTGGGAGAGATCATGTACTCGTTGTGCTACCTCCCCACAGCAGGCAGAATGACCCTAACAGTCATCAAATGCAGAAACCTCAAAGCCATGGACATCACAGGCTCTTCAG ATCCTTATGTGAAGGTTTACCTGATATGTTCTGGGCGGAGGTTAAAGAAGCGAAAAACAACCACCAAGAAAAGCACACTTAACCCATCGTACAACGAGGCCATCGTGTTCGACATTCCCCCGGAGAACGTGGAACAAGTCAGTCTGTCCATCATGGTGATGGATTATGATCG GGTGGGACACAACGAAGTGATTGGTGTGTGTCGCACTGGTCCAGATGCTGAGGGTCTTGGGCGAGATCACTGGAATGAAATGTTGGCTTACCCGCGGAAGCCCATCACACACTGGCACGCTCTGGGAGAG TGGCCAGGAAGAGCAGCAAGCTTTGAGAGTCAAGGTTCGTGTCCTTCACCCAGACCTCCACAGACACCTTGA